One Acipenser ruthenus unplaced genomic scaffold, fAciRut3.2 maternal haplotype, whole genome shotgun sequence DNA segment encodes these proteins:
- the LOC117410169 gene encoding claudin domain-containing protein 1-like, whose product MDNRFATALVIASVLSLLSAVYLSAAIGTDSWYEYHSLPPGADNSTTDFGQMKEDFLGGEFDEKAYSDTLFKLNGTLGLWKRCIVVSSDLYWYRSPDPKMVTQCVSFSLQNQFAPKYQEPGNHNSGEDLTRTYLWRCQFLLPFVSLGLMFFGALIAVCACACRSMYPTMGTGVLHLLAGLCTLGAIGCFVAGVQLLHSRLELPDGGPRGEYGWSFWLAAVSAPLQFMAASLFIWASRSSRKEYSRLQAYRVA is encoded by the exons ATGGATAACCGTTTTGCCACGGCCCTGGTGATCGCCTCGGTCCTCAGCCTTCTCTCCGCGGTGTACCTGTCCGCGGCCATCGGCACGGACTCCTGGTACGAGTACCACAGCCTGCCACCAGGGGCCGACAACAGCACGACGGACTTCGGCCAGATGAAGGAGGACTTTCTGGGGGGCGAGTTCGACGAGAAGGCCTACAGCGACACGCTCTTCAAGCTGAACGGCACGCTGGGACTGTGGAAGAGGTGCATAGTGGTTTCCAGTGACCTGTACTGGTATCGCTCCCCAG ATCCGAAGATGGTGACTCAGTGTGTGAGCTTCTCTCTCCAGAACCAGTTCGCCCCTAAATACCAGGAACCGGGAAACCACAACAGCGGAGAGGATCTGACCAGAACCT ATCTGTGGCGATGTCAGTTCCTCCTCCCGTTCGTCAGTCTGGGGCTCATGTTTTTCGGGGCGCTCATCGCTGTGTGTGCCTGCGCCTGTCGCAGCATGTACCCCACCATGGGGACCGGGGTACTACACCTCCTGGCAG GGCTCTGCACGCTGGGGGCGATCGGGTGCTTCGTGGCCGGGGTGCAGCTGCTGCACAGCCGCTTGGAGCTGCCGGACGGGGGTCCGCGGGGGGAGTACGGCTGGTCCTTCTGGCTGGCCGCGGTGTCCGCGCCCCTGCAGTTCATGGCGGCCTCGCTGTTCATCTGGGCGTCCCGTTCCAGCAGGAAGGAGTACTCACGCCTGCAGGCCTACAGGGTCGCCTGA
- the LOC117966746 gene encoding zinc finger protein 239-like translates to MELVSIKEEASEPEPASVKAGDSEEIEVTRSEKEPHLSAAASHRCPECGRTFAHSGHLKTHRRVHTGEKPYRCSECGKIFTQLGNLKEHWRIHTGETPYQCPDCEKSFAHYGSLRTHRRVHTGEKPYPCGACEKRFGQLEHLRNHLRVHTGEKPFRCSDCGKSFSQGEHLKKHRRTHTGEKPFQCGACGQSFSQLENLRKHQPTHTGEKPHQCERCGKCFTRAGTLSQHRRLHTGEKPYRCGRCGGGFTFSSQLKAHRCQPETDT, encoded by the coding sequence ATGGAGTTGGTCTCGATCAAAGAGGAGGCTTCCGAACCAGAACCCGCGTCCGTGAAAGCGGGAGACTCGGAGGAGATCGAGGTCACAAGAAGCGAAAAAGAGCCCCACCTCTCTGCCGCGGCCTCCCACCGCTGCCCCGAATGCGGACGGACCTTCGCTCACTCCGGGCACCTCAAAACCCACCGGCGCgtccacacgggagagaaaccctATCGCTGCAGCGAGTGCGGGAAGATATTCACCCAGCTGGGGAACCTCAAAGAACACTGGAGAATCCACACCGGGGAGACCCCTTACCAGTGCCCGGACTGCGAGAAGAGCTTTGCTCACTATGGGAGCCTGCGAACCCACCGGCGCgtccacacgggagagaaaccgtacccCTGCGGGGCGTGCGAGAAGAGGTTCGGACAGCTGGAGCACCTCCGGAACCACCTCCGCGTCCACACAGGGGAGAAACCGTTCCGCTGCTCCgactgcgggaagagtttcaGCCAGGGGGAGCACCTGAAGAAGCACCGACGCACTCACACGGGGGAGAAGCCGTTCCAGTGTGGGGCGTGCGGGCAGAGCTTCAGCCAGCTGGAGAATCTGAGGAAGCATCAGCCCACCCACACCGGGGAGAAGCCTCATCAGTGTGAGAGGTGCGGGAAGTGTTTCACCAGAGCCGGGACCCTGAGCCAGCACCGGAggcttcacacaggagagaagccgtatcgcTGCGGCCGCTGCGGGGGAGGGTTCACCTTCTCCAGCCAGCTAAAAGCTCACCGCTGCCAGCCGGAAACTGACACCTAG